The Brienomyrus brachyistius isolate T26 chromosome 9, BBRACH_0.4, whole genome shotgun sequence genome contains the following window.
AAACACTCAGTCATGGGCAGATGGTGGCACCCTCCAAAGGctctgtgacctttgaccccccaGCGTGCTGTCCTCACACTGACCAATCCGGCACCAGGCCCCCTTCCGCTCGGACATCTGGCCGTTCCTGTGAAGTGATGAGAGTGTCAGTGTCACGATGAGTTCACCACTTCTGTACAAACAGAGGGGGGAACCCCGCAGATCCCCCAAACTCCGCCCTCCGCTACTACATGGATGTAATACTCTACCATGTGGCAAGGCCAGGCGAGCTGGTTTGTACAGTACGTTTCATACAGAAAAGGAATTCTAATGAAGTCCTAATAAAATAATACTATTAAAATGTACAATCGCTGTTTAAGCCATAAATTATGAGCTAATTAAAAGAGAAGAAACTTTCAAGACATAATAAATGTGTATAACGAAGAAGATATGAATGTGAGTAATAAAAAAGATAAATTACAGAACATTTAAAATAGAAAAGCGCAGCGCTTAACCTAAGAGACAACTCAAAGGGAGCAGCCGATGTTTTAGTTTGGTCATGAAACCGGCTACAAGATCTTTGTTCCGGTTTTGAACAGGATACCAGCAGGTTTCCAAACATTATGTCATATTATGCTTTTCAACAGCAGATTCCGGCATACAAACCGATTTATAAAGTTTGTTTGAGTTTAACTCAATTATAAAGCCACATATTTCAAGAATTAGGTCAGTTTAATCCCCAAGCTacttaaacataaaaaattCTGAGTTAGTTACTCTCACCACAAACTCATCCAGCCTGCACGAGAGATATGTGTTCCCatgcagaggtggatagttcaggtctagaaagcacaaatccagaccaggatttggaATCAACCATCCAACTGAGCATAAagagttacagtcacagagCGTTCAATTGGCTGGTTTAAACCAaatattggtctggatttttactttctcaaGCTAAACTACTTCCTACCCatgtttacatgcaaaataagcAAGCAAGTCTTGTCGGATGGGTGTCTATCTGGGATACATTTTGCATTGGGGGGGAAAGATACAAGCAAAACCAAAGACAGCTTTCTGGCCCAAGCTGAAGTGGGCGGGCCTTCAAGATCGGTGCCGGGATCAATGATGGGTGGGGAATGGAGTTGGAAATGGCCGAGGCTTAATAAAAGTCAACAACGGCGGAGTCTGCTCCCTTTCTGAACCATTACAGCAATCTATCCTGCTCTACATAGCTGGGACTCGTCCATGGATGAATGATTAGTTTTCTTACAGAACAGGTTCCTCTTGTGTCAGCCCTGtgcctaaacctaacccttgTCTTACTAGACTTAGTCCTTTGAAATTACGAACCCTTATTTTTTTCCCTACTAAATTCTTGGtggctcacagctcagacttaACCTGGCTGGTTTGGGTCCGCGCCCGTGGTGCTGTTCAGCGGTAGAGTCCGCATGAATCAATCCCGCAAAACATCCAGCTGTACAAATATTACTGCACGTTAGCTAAGTATCAAAATAATTCAAATCCAGTGTGTCTGCTGCTTAAACCCAAACACCCAGCTTGCTTCCCTCTGGCTAAAATAAGCACTTTCTCCTATTTCTGTGGATAAACTCAGGCCATACCGCTGAGTGCACGCTGGTATCAAACATTAGCTACAGAGataagtgagtaacatgcagTATGAGATTCACTCTCCTCCCCTGCCGAGGAACTACCCATAATCCCACAGTCCTGGCCAGAGCAGACGAGACAAGGAGGCGATGAGCCAGGGTCTGCTGGTGAAAACAGTTCCCTGGTGATTTTCTCCAAAACGTGAATGTTGAGTCATGGTTTACACATGTCTGCAGGGACAGTTTGCCATGTTAAGCTTCTTAGTTACATACAGAAAACATCTGGGAAATTTACATATATCTTCTCCATTTTCCTTGTTGTGAATGAAACTCATGGTGCTTCCCAGGATCAATGTCCTGTGCTGCTGTTGTACTAGAACGTGCGAATAGCTCTAGATCCTATGGCTGGGTGGAGATGGTCGTCAACAGCATGTGTTAAGGACACTGGAGCCTTCAAAGAGGGTAAAAGATCTCCATTATTTATGGTCTAAAAGCCTCCCCTCCTAATCCCCCACTGCTGCGTGCCCTTTTAATGGTGTTTTCATGACCTcagctgacctttgaccccatcCTGTGTCCCATAAGCATGTCACTCTTCTTGGTTCCCAAACTCGCAGTCCCATTTGTACCCACTGACAGGtttgaggggggagggggcagattCTGTGCGGTCAGCACCATTTAACATGCTATTTAAATAATAAACCTAAACATGTATCCACATTTCACTCCATAAACATCCTAATATATCTAATATTACGTTTCGTGAAATATCTAATCGCATTTAGATAAAGAGGGGATTATTGTAATCTATGCGTCTCATTAACCCAATTAAAATATCTAGCTACTGAtccaactgaaaaaaaaacaataattaattaattacaaaTTAAAGTTTTGCTCAGAAGAACACTGATAAAGAAAGAAATGGCAAGCATTGGTGAGTTATAAAATGAGAAATTTCAAAGAAAATGTCGCTCTTGTTAAAAGCGTCGCTTTCCCCTTGTTATTATAAAGCGTCATTTTttttacccatccatccatccattcatcttttgACTGCTGGCCCAGTTCATGTACATCTccactgcccccctcctccctcggGATGCTCAGGAGCCATTGTTTAGCTGGCCACAGCTGGACACCAAATGTGTATTGTTCATGCGTCTGTGACTTTAGCAGCAACCTGCCCTGCAGCTTGCTGAGTGTCACAGTTTGGGTGTCACTAAACTTGCCCAGCTGACAGTGACTCTGGGTTAGCCAGACTCGGGGAGATTAATTGGTGGACTGACCAATGGGGGAACACAGCACTGGTGCTCCACCCCCAAGCCCTAGTCACCATATGTTAACAATAAAAGACGCATCTTACAGTTTCACTCTTATATACAGAAGAAAGTTTTGTTAGAGAGTGTCAAGATAACAATAGTCTACGAATGTTTTTGATTGAAGTTTGTATTTAATTGACCGTcttcacaaaacaaaaaaacctacATTCGCCATAAAAAGCTGAAATTATTGACTTAGTCCTGATTTACGAGTTCACTGTTTGCAACTTGCATCCTGTCATTAAAGTGTACTGTTTTACGGAATTTTTGCATTTAATTGCCTTACAGTGAATAGTTAACGGATGTGTTTCAGATTTTCTTTCGCTGTTGGATAATAGGATACCGCTGTTTTTAGTTTCCCAATTACCCTGGGAAGTATCTCCGAGGCACTTTGTGACGATTGTGCGATGCATAAAGAAAAAGATTAATTGATTTATTGACCGATTGTTGAAAGCGAACTTTACAAAAAAAGCATGTAATGCATAACAGCGGACGGATATTCCCATAGGTCGTAAATGTGAGAGTGGAGAGCCCATCTGGACCCGGGGGTATTATAGCCTGGGAGGGGGGGTCGGGGTCGAGCAGTACAGCCAGCGCGATCACTAACCCTATGAATGCTTATTTCAAAAGAGCATTAAACTGCATACCCCTCACGAAGCTCTTATCTGTAAAATATAAACCACTGGTGGTAGCCTAACAGAATAACTTTATACGCTTTTATTTATTCTAAATACGAAATTTTATTAAGCAGCCGAATTGGCTGATTAGTGTGTaatctttatttaaatttaactgAGACTGCAAGGGGACCACAGCGTTCGGGTTTTGAGCAATAAGACTATTTACGCCTGCATTTTTAAAGCATGGAATTACGCGACTGTTGGATTTAACCCGTCTGTCTGACTATGCGCGCACCCGTGAGCCCGTCCGCGCGCATCGGGTTTATCCATTCAGTTACACAAAAACGGTCAAATAAAACTTTAAAAAGGCGAACGGGTAGGAAATTGTTTATAGACTGAGGAACACAGCCGCCTTGCCGTCTGAGATCGAATTTCCACAGATCCTACAGTGACTGTTGTGGCTTTTTTTACATGTTAAATTCTTTACAGATGTCCGGTTCTCTTTTAAGCCATATTGTGAGCCCAAGTCGCCTTACATGCTAGACGGCTGCAGTATGGTTCTAATTATCTAGAGTGACATGAGCAGCTAATTATTCTGCAGCAAACAATGTCTTTCAATTTTTATAGCTTCTCAAAACCACATTGAACAGAATATGGAAGAACAAAGTCGAACAAACTTCAATTGTTTCCGCAGTGGTTACAGACCGGACTGCGACGCTTCAAATGAATTTTAAAGAGTCCGCATTTAAAACGCTTTGAAAGCTCAGGAATGCTGTGTGCAAATGTAGCTGAACGTTATGGACAACAGACAGCGGGGTTAGCGTCGAGAAAGCCAAAGCAATGAATGGGATGTTTCAAAGCAACTGGGACTGCGGAAAAACTTCACGAATTCAGGGTATAAAAACTCAGTTCGTTCGTGTCCAGGAATATTTACCAATGGGCAGAGTCATCCACCCAGAAATCTGATGAAATGTAGCTTACAAAGAACACTAAAATAGGATACAGAACAGAATCACGCTACTGTCATTCTTTTTTCTGTACAATTAACAATTCAGATAAtggtcacccatccatccattttatacACCCGACAGCTATGCAGGGTCACGTGGTTAGGAGCCTATCCGGGAAGCCACTGGCATAATGTACAAAGTaaagcaggatggggcgccaagccATCCCAGGACACATGAAGGTGTGCCCCCAATGTTCGTTTTTGTCCATGAAAGCAGAGAGATTTATACTTCCGCAGAGAATCTACACCGTAGCCAAGTACCCTGCATCGTAGCCTGACGTGCAACTCCCAAGAAATGTAACTACATTTTGGTTTTCAGAGGATCTTAATTACATCTAAAGATGTATAAGGTAAATTGTAATAAGGCCCAGTCTGTAAACAAGTTTAgctaaatgaaattatttatcAGCGTTTTACTTAGATGATGTCAGTATTGGAGCATGGCATTATACTGTGTAGGCCAAAACCACATGTTCAAAACGCGGTTCCAATAATATTTAAATAGTCAATTGAAAGTTGCCTACTATTGCAAGTGAAAGTCTTTTTTCCCCATCCTTAGCAAGCACCACCTTCGGAAATTACTTTATTAAAACTTAATATGGAGAGTTTTGGTGGAGCTGTTTGTCTGCTCCATCTGAGTCAAAAAAACATCACAATACCGCGATCCTAATAAGAGAGAAAGTAGAGTGGTAATCCTGGCTGGTTTGGGCTTGATGCTTAAGACATACCTGATATCCTACTGGGGTCCTGAAGAGATACAGGGTCTGCAGAGTCCGAACAGCAGCAGTTCTGCAGTACAAGATGTTCTGGGCTGAACGTTACAAAATCCTTTAACTAACGCAACGCCAGTTCCGTAAGGCAGCTCCTAAAAGTTGTTTTTTCTGAAATTTTTTATGAGCCCTAGTAAATAAGTCTTACTGGCTTCAACTAGCATTTCCACAAATGTATAACAAACCCACTagggaaattaaaaaaaaaaaaaaaaacgacacaGGAAACATTTTCATAAAAATTCTTTTAGTGACTATAAAATAGCTAAGTACATAAACAATGTTTACTTGCTACGTTTTCAAatgcatttcatttattttatttatttttttgtatttcaacATGCAGACCAAATGTCACGGACTACCGTTTCGTGGGCACAGGATGCGCTCGTTTAAAGCCACAGGGATTCATGCGACAAGAACCAATCAGCTCTCCCCGACAGCTAAGGGGCACAGCGCGCCGTAAATTCCAACTTCCCCGCTGATAACAATCATCGGCAGCCACCGAAGGGCACGCACAGAGAACTCACCACAGCATCACTGACAGCATGCTGGTCATAAACATTTTAGTCTGGAAACAAAATCAACAATTGATTCTGTAGGTGGCCGGATATTTTGCCAGCTTCTGTGCAATTCGCATTCATATTATACAGTCATATGAAatatggtttatttgcttcattTACAGCCTGATGTGGCTTCGGTTGTGTTCCAGTTCTCTAGCAGCATCGTCTTACTGACGTAACTTGAGCAAAGCGTCTACATCAAAAGTACAACAGCGCAGGGATATATGTGCGGCTCATACACCACCACCGATCACTCCAGCAATACCCGTCTTGCCCTTTATTCTTCATCCCATTTTGCCCTCCAGCCCTGAGGCGATCCATCTCACCGGGCTAATGAGAGCTCGGCCCCCTCGCGCCACAGAAATGACCAGGGCTGCAGCTGAAACTTAAAATAATAACACTCATAGACCCGGCAGACACACTCTGTGTGGAAAATCATGTGTCAGAGAGCCGCTGCCTGTCTCGCTTCACTCCAGGTGTCTTCAATCTCACCCACTCTCAGAGCCAAGCAGCAATACCCCCCCCAAGACAAATGACACTGCTGAAacaaaggcagtgccacaaacTGAAGATCCTCCTGTTCGGGAGAAAAACCATGAATCAGAGAACGACCATTTCTACTGTAGTTCTTCATCGTGAGGGAACATCAGCGATCGTGTGTGAGGGAGGGCTGAGCTCAAGGCTCCAGTCCGGTATGTGAGAGTGAGACCTGAGCTTTTATCCAGGGAGCTAAACCTGATCCCGTACCACGTCCAGGCAAGATGTCACTCACGCCCACGGCTGAATGTCCGCTACCGTCCCATAAAGTACCCTAAGGGCAGAGGTGCAGGAACAGCGGAAAGTTGTGAAATCGCTGCTAAATTTGGTCCAGTATTTCACAGGACACTTGCCCCCTGGTAGGAGTGATTGACAATTCTGAACCATCCACAGGAAAAGAAAAGGTGAAGCTACCGAACAGGGAACTCCACCGCTTCCGCATACTGACACATCTGGGTAATGTTGCCTGAATCGCAAAGGTGTAACCCCCGGTCAACCACacaaaaatcccccccccccccccgcacaacgGACTTCTCTCTCATCATGTCCTGACCCTGGGATTCATGAGATCTCAGAAAGTCAAGGTATAACGCAGACCCTGCTTCAGAAGAGGAAGGGAGGGGTCCCCGAATTCTAAACAACGCACTTAGGTCCATTTCTAACAGGCCATCTGCAtgcatatacaaaaaaaaaatgtgcattttaaaaaatgtataaacatTTATACACCAGATATGCATACATGTATTTTACAAACCTCCATATATATATGAACTGTCTGGGATGAAACACTCCCCCTAAAGTCAGCGCATCACAAATCCCCCGAGGTCGATATGTGTGCCAAGCGTGGGTCCGAGTCGATCTCGTATCGATAGTGGTAGCCTTCCAGCACGTCGCGGCAGGCATCCCGCGTGTCCACGATCCACTTCTTAATGCCCCTGCGGTTCAGATACAGCACAAAGAGGAAGATGACACCCACGAAGCCCAGGACCACACCCAGGAAGGCGTAAGAGGTCTGCAGTGCCAGGCGGGCGCCCTCACCCACCGGGCCGTCGTGGCAGCCCAGGATCTGACCCCCCAGGCCCAAAATTGGCGTGCCACGGAGCGCAGCTGGGGATGTGCACACCAACCGCTCAGCATCGGTCATGTGCGCGCGGGAGCTGTTGAGCCAGGCGGCGAAATCCTCCACGCCACAGGTGCAAGCGTAAGGGTTGTCCCCCAGCAGCAAGAGGGCACCAGAGAGCTGCTCAAACTCCCCCAAGGCATCCTCCCCGAAGGTCTTCAAAGAGTTATGCGTGAGGTCAAGCAACTCCAGCCGCTCCAGGCCAGAGAAGCTCCCGTTATGCACGGTCACCAGGGAGTTGTTGGCCAGCACAAGGCGACGCAGGTTAGGAACATGACCGAAGATGCTGGAAGGCAGGAGAACCAGGCGGTTCCCCGACAGGTCCAGGGTCAGGAGGCTGCCCAGTGCCCCCCAACGTAGAGCTACGGCCAGGTCGCCAATGCAGGAGCGGTTGTACAGAGCCCGGCTGAGGTTGAGCTCTCGCAGGGAGCCGCCGGACACCACAAAGGCCTCCGGGTGGATCACAAACAGCTGGTTGCCACTTAGGTCCAAGGAGCGCAGGCCTCGCAATGAGGAAAAGGCCTGAGACTGCACCTCAGtgatcctggggggaggggggggggagcacaggaGGGGCTGTGGTTATATACACTCCTCCCTCGCCCTGTTCTGCACATAAGACCAGCAGCAGGGTGAGCAGGAACTGAACTTGCACAATAAACCCGAATCCAGTAACTGTGCTCTttaaacattcattcattcattttctcccTAAATCAATACATAAGTAAAATAGACGAGTTTATATCTAAGCCCACTAATGAACATGTTCAACGAGGCATAACAGGGGCCAAATCTTCTCGTTCACGGATGATTTATAGAGACTCGTTCAGTCCTGTAAGGTAATCTCGTAAGAGACTAAAGTCAAAGGATAAGTTTGAGAGGTGTTAACGGGCTACAATTTCGTCTAGAGCTCTtcaagtgtttttgttttttttttaaaagacagAACAATGTACTCTATACAAATCAGACTATGACAACTCCGATCGAAggaaattaaaaacactttcAAAACAAACCGGTTTTAACTAAATCGGGCCTATTCTACGATCGAGATCAGttttatatgcaaattaactATAAGAAGCTGACAGCAAAAAAAAGTCAGGTATGAAAGATTCGAACAATTTGTGGTCTCTACGGAAAGCGAAATCTATCATAATGAACTGAGATTTGCACATAAAGAGTAAGCGTGTTATAGAACATTAAATACACGGGAAATTACATGGTAGAGATGTCAGAATTATTACAAGTGTCTTGAAAACGTGACGTTCCCGTTTCCTTGGTCTGCCGATGTGACGGCATCATATTTTACCTGTTGTTGCTTAGCGAGAGGTTGGTCACGTTCTCTAGACCCCTGAAGGACCCTGGAGCGATTCGGGATATGCGGTTCCCGGTGATGAACAGGTTCCTGGCGTAGCCGGGGATCCCGGGCGGGATGCTCTGCAGCTCCTTGGAGACGCATTTGACTGTCTGGGCGGCTTCCGAGCACTCGCACCCAGCCGGGCACGCCGAGCTCAGCGGAGATGCGCGGAGCAGCGCCCCAACGCATACGAACAGAAGCAGCCCGACCATCGTGGAGAGACGGAGTAACCACGGCCAGAGACGTTTTCAATTAGATTACTTCCATCCAAGGATTTCTAAGAAGTGCGCGGTATCCGCCTTGTATATGTAATGCTTAGCTAAGCGCAATTTAGTGGACACTTAATGCATTCACTGCTGTACCTTTTTAAGTGCAATGTCGCTTTTTAAAAATGCCCGCGGCTATTTAAAAGAGTCGATCTGCACTAAATTTGCTGCAAACATGCGATCGAGCATAGAGAACACGTCTTTTCTGGGTTTATTTTCATGCAATTTTAAGAGATTCCCGCTTTTTGAATAAGTTTGCCACTCTTCTtattcctcctcttcctcagacaGGGTCCGCTCCCGTTTCGTTTAAGCGAGACGCAGCTCCTTGCATTCCGGCTGCCTCGGCGCGTATGAGAGGCAGGAGCGCATTTCCATGTGAAAAGGCGAGCCTCCACTGTTTGACGCCTGGGGTGGCTCTTTCGTGGCTGAAGTACGcagacacgcacgcacacacacacacacacacacacacaatgaagtAAGGAGACTGGAGAAAAAGACGAGAGAGTCGCCGATACAGGAAACGGCGGGGGTGGGGCAGTCGGCTCAAAGCAGCTCACCACCTCCTTTAAAGCAACAAAGGGGGCCGGCGACCCAAAACCTAAGCGGACCGTTTTGAACAGGTCCGTAAAAGTAATCAACCACTAGCGCAGTAACAAAGGACTATCAGTTTTAAACTATTCAACAGCTcatgtttttaaaaagttacGGACGAACGTGGATTTGATATAGCACATGCCCCAATCTGTATTTATAGTATTATTCACTGCGGAACTAAGCGTTGCATTAATCATCTGTTAACATGTAAGAAAATCGTTGTTCTCATTTACCGAACACGTTCAGCCTAATGTGTTTCTGATGTTCCCGTAGCCAGGCAGCCCATAGGAAACCGCCGGGGCGTAAACACTAAAACTATGCGAAGTCTGAGCAGAGAAGCGAAGGTGTGGATGTGATAAATGCAACAGCAGGAGACGTGCTCCCCTCCCCGAAAAGGCGTTTTCTTATTGCAGTCCGTCGCCTGGGAATTCAGCGGTCTAGAAACACGGCGATCGTCACAGCTCAGACACGTGCTTCTAGTGTTTTGGTTTCCACTTTATAATGATTTAGTCCTATAATCATTATCACGATTCTAATTAGACTATTAATAACCTAATCAAGAAACATTAACTATACTATATCATACTCAAGCTTATTAGGTATGTGTGGATATCGATGATATTAACGATTGATCCCGAATACACAATTTGTAGAAGATCCATTAGTTAATCTGTAATCCactgagaaatatatatattgaatcGGAAAATAATATCTGGGTCTTAGCCGGGATTTTTAAAAGACGGATATTGAAGGTGCTGAAAAAAACTGAGGACCTCATCTCAATTGAATGGGTATGATCACAATTACGTGTTTAGCCTGTATAACAATTAGACTACTGCATTTTCCAGAGAACAGATCTGCCAGACGGTTATAGGCCTTGTTCAAATCGACATCCCCGGTCAGGAGTCATCAGTCTGAACTCTTCTTTCTAAACCCAAACGTCAATCCGACTTTCCCTGCGCCTGTCATATACCTATATGAATGTATGTGAATAGATACCGGGCTTCTTTCACAGCAGTTCGCATTagcaatttaaataaaacaggCTTTGAAAACGAGATAGTCGCGTTCGGATGTTAGGTACCCCCACCAAAAACACCTAGTCGGACACGCCTACTCAAAAGCCACGTTTCTTTCGAAATGCATACTCGCAAGCTGCGCGTGCATGGAGCGATGGATGAGTGTTACGTTGCTCTTACCTCCCGCGGTCAGCATTTGATCTCCCAGGGGGTGCAGGAGAAGAATCAGAGACCGGTCTAAGCGGTCTGACTTTTGAGGGTGAAGTGTGAAACCGGATAGGAGCAGAGCATGATCAATCAGTCAGGACACAAAGAAAGAACAAGCCTGTCTGTGATGAAAATGATATCCGTTAAAACGTTTTTAATATTACTGGATGAGTGAATGTAGCCCTGGATTTAGAGCTAAATCACTGTGTTCTACGT
Protein-coding sequences here:
- the LOC125749017 gene encoding trophoblast glycoprotein-like; translation: MVGLLLFVCVGALLRASPLSSACPAGCECSEAAQTVKCVSKELQSIPPGIPGYARNLFITGNRISRIAPGSFRGLENVTNLSLSNNRITEVQSQAFSSLRGLRSLDLSGNQLFVIHPEAFVVSGGSLRELNLSRALYNRSCIGDLAVALRWGALGSLLTLDLSGNRLVLLPSSIFGHVPNLRRLVLANNSLVTVHNGSFSGLERLELLDLTHNSLKTFGEDALGEFEQLSGALLLLGDNPYACTCGVEDFAAWLNSSRAHMTDAERLVCTSPAALRGTPILGLGGQILGCHDGPVGEGARLALQTSYAFLGVVLGFVGVIFLFVLYLNRRGIKKWIVDTRDACRDVLEGYHYRYEIDSDPRLAHISTSGDL